A portion of the Aquila chrysaetos chrysaetos chromosome 4, bAquChr1.4, whole genome shotgun sequence genome contains these proteins:
- the ODF1 gene encoding outer dense fiber protein 1 yields MSWTTALIGDDGTEADDVKGFDPEEVTVTVKDRKVKVLAEHEEEHTTARGKEYNYRNITKEISLPLGVSEDEVTYSLGPNSVVKIEMARKSHPCVLSR; encoded by the exons ATGTCTTGGACTACAGCTCTTATCGGAGATGATGGGACGGAAGCTGATG ACGTGAAGGGTTTTGACCCCGAGGAAGTTACCGTAACTGTGAAGGACAGGAAGGTGAAGGTGTTAGCGGAGCACGAGGAAGAGCACACCACCGCAAGAGGGAAGGAGTACAACTACAGAAACATCACGAAAGAAATCAGCCTGCCGCTGGGGGTGAGCGAGGACGAGGTGACCTACTCACTGGGACCCAATAGCGTCGTGAAGATCGAAATGGCACGCAAGAGCCACCCTTGTGTCCTGAGCCGCTGA